In Chryseobacterium camelliae, one DNA window encodes the following:
- a CDS encoding 2-oxoglutarate dehydrogenase E1 component: MDRFSFLNAAHSQLIEDLYQQYLKYPDSLEPSWKAFFQGFDFALENYGDEDNIQYIQAPAAQSSPAVNQMAQAVSNGEVPEHIKKEFKVVNLIEAYRTRGHLFTKTNPVRERRHYTPTLDIENFGLSKEDLNTKFNCATETGMKGPATLQELIHHLENIYCDSIGVEYMHINNVEEKDFIKQWLQVNENHPNLSANEKTEILLKLNQAVAFENYLHTKFVGQKRFSLEGGETLIPALDQLISRSSQLGVDEVVLGMAHRGRLNVLSNIFGKSYKQIFSEFEGKEFEEDVFSGDVKYHLGSSKKIKTASGEEVSINLTPNPSHLETVAALVEGICRAKVDDKYKGDYSKILPIVIHGDGAIAGQGIAYEVAQMMTLEGYRTGGTVHIVVNNQVSFTTNYADARSSTYCTDIAKVTESPVMHVNADDAEAVVHAIHFAADYRAKFGKDVYIDLLGYRKYGHNEGDEPRFTQPNLYKLISKHPNPREIYKDKLINDSVISDDVLKNMEVNFKQLLDKDFDASKEIEKNVMDVFMADDWTNYPIAKRGAVLEKVDTQYDLEKLKELAIKMSTLPADKKFINKITRLFENRIKAIEGNSLDWALGEWLAYATLLTEGHNIRISGEDVERGTFSHRHAVVKTEDTEEEYIPLRHVSENRFDVYNSHLSEYGVLGFDYGYAMASPNTLTIWEAQFGDFVNGAQIIVDQYLAAAEEKWKIQDGLVMLLPHGSEGQGAEHSSARLERFLTLCANENMVVANITSPANYFHLLRRQLKWGFRKPLIVMSPKSLLRHPKVISPLEDFATGSFQPILDDTTANPDKVEKLVLCSGKLYFELLAKKEELNAENVALVRFEQLYPLQTDVIEQIFSKYGNKKQLIWAQEEPENMGAWSYILRNFRDTGIQVIAPVPSGAPAPGSHKMFEKNQNLVINRVFDREDMPAKRPVTA, from the coding sequence ATGGACAGATTTTCATTCCTAAACGCAGCTCATTCTCAGTTAATTGAGGATTTATACCAACAGTATTTAAAATATCCGGACTCTCTCGAACCATCGTGGAAAGCCTTCTTTCAGGGCTTCGATTTTGCTTTGGAGAACTACGGTGATGAAGATAATATCCAGTACATCCAGGCACCTGCTGCCCAATCATCTCCTGCAGTAAATCAGATGGCTCAGGCTGTATCCAACGGAGAGGTTCCTGAACATATTAAAAAAGAGTTCAAGGTTGTTAACCTAATCGAAGCATACAGAACAAGAGGACACCTGTTTACCAAGACCAACCCGGTAAGGGAAAGAAGGCATTATACGCCGACTCTTGATATTGAGAATTTCGGTCTCAGCAAAGAAGACCTGAATACTAAGTTCAACTGCGCAACAGAAACCGGAATGAAAGGCCCTGCTACATTGCAGGAACTTATCCACCACCTGGAAAATATCTACTGTGATTCTATCGGGGTAGAATATATGCATATCAACAATGTTGAAGAAAAAGACTTCATCAAGCAGTGGCTGCAGGTTAACGAAAACCATCCGAACCTTTCCGCGAACGAAAAAACGGAGATCCTTCTGAAACTGAACCAGGCTGTTGCTTTTGAAAATTATCTTCATACCAAGTTTGTAGGCCAGAAAAGATTCTCGCTTGAAGGAGGGGAGACCCTGATTCCTGCACTGGACCAGCTGATTTCAAGATCATCCCAGCTGGGTGTGGATGAAGTGGTTCTGGGAATGGCTCACAGAGGTAGGCTGAATGTGCTTTCCAATATTTTCGGGAAATCTTATAAGCAGATCTTCTCAGAATTTGAAGGAAAAGAATTTGAAGAGGATGTATTTTCCGGTGACGTGAAATACCATTTAGGTTCTTCTAAAAAAATAAAGACTGCTTCCGGAGAGGAAGTATCCATTAACCTTACTCCGAACCCTTCTCACTTAGAGACGGTGGCCGCACTCGTAGAAGGCATCTGCCGAGCTAAAGTAGACGATAAATACAAAGGTGACTACTCCAAAATTTTACCAATCGTTATCCATGGTGACGGAGCTATTGCCGGACAGGGGATTGCTTATGAAGTTGCCCAGATGATGACACTGGAAGGCTACAGAACAGGAGGTACCGTTCATATCGTAGTGAACAACCAGGTATCTTTCACCACTAACTATGCCGATGCAAGGTCTTCAACTTACTGTACCGATATTGCCAAAGTAACAGAGTCTCCGGTAATGCACGTAAATGCAGACGACGCTGAAGCCGTAGTACATGCCATCCACTTTGCCGCAGATTACAGGGCTAAATTCGGGAAAGATGTTTACATCGATCTTTTAGGATACAGAAAATACGGGCACAATGAAGGTGATGAGCCAAGATTCACACAGCCTAATTTATATAAACTGATCTCCAAGCATCCTAACCCGAGAGAAATTTACAAAGACAAGCTGATCAATGACAGCGTTATTTCCGATGATGTGCTTAAAAACATGGAAGTAAACTTCAAGCAGCTTTTAGATAAAGATTTTGATGCCTCCAAGGAAATCGAAAAGAACGTTATGGATGTCTTTATGGCAGATGACTGGACGAATTATCCTATTGCCAAAAGAGGAGCTGTTCTGGAAAAGGTTGATACGCAGTATGATCTTGAAAAACTAAAGGAACTGGCCATTAAAATGTCCACACTTCCGGCAGACAAGAAATTCATCAATAAGATTACAAGACTTTTCGAAAACCGTATCAAAGCAATTGAAGGCAATTCCCTGGACTGGGCTCTAGGGGAATGGCTGGCCTATGCCACCCTGCTTACGGAAGGACACAATATAAGGATTTCCGGTGAGGATGTGGAAAGAGGAACCTTCTCCCACAGGCATGCAGTGGTAAAGACAGAGGATACGGAAGAAGAATACATCCCGTTAAGGCATGTTTCAGAAAACAGGTTTGATGTATATAATTCCCACCTTTCAGAATATGGTGTGCTTGGATTTGATTACGGATATGCGATGGCCTCACCGAATACTTTGACGATCTGGGAAGCACAGTTCGGGGATTTCGTCAATGGAGCGCAGATTATTGTTGACCAATACCTGGCTGCTGCAGAAGAAAAATGGAAAATCCAGGACGGACTGGTAATGCTGTTGCCACATGGTTCAGAAGGACAGGGTGCAGAGCATTCTTCAGCAAGACTGGAGAGATTCCTTACTCTCTGTGCCAATGAAAATATGGTGGTTGCCAACATTACATCTCCGGCCAACTACTTCCACCTGCTAAGAAGACAGCTGAAATGGGGCTTCAGAAAGCCGCTGATCGTTATGAGTCCGAAATCATTGCTAAGACATCCGAAAGTAATTTCTCCGCTTGAAGATTTTGCTACGGGTTCATTCCAGCCTATTCTGGATGATACGACAGCAAATCCTGATAAAGTTGAAAAACTGGTACTGTGCTCCGGTAAACTTTATTTCGAACTCCTTGCGAAGAAAGAAGAGCTGAATGCTGAAAATGTAGCATTGGTGAGATTTGAGCAGCTGTATCCTTTACAGACTGACGTGATTGAACAGATCTTCAGCAAGTACGGAAACAAAAAACAACTGATCTGGGCTCAGGAAGAGCCGGAAAACATGGGTGCATGGTCTTATATCCTGAGAAACTTCAGAGATACGGGAATCCAGGTGATTGCGCCTGTACCAAGTGGAGCACCGGCACCGGGAAGCCACAAAATGTTTGAGAAAAATCAGAACTTGGTTATCAACAGGGTTTTTGACAGAGAAGATATGCCTGCTAAAAGACCGGTAACCGCTTAA
- a CDS encoding SRPBCC domain-containing protein, which yields MRVFRILSVLVIILVGAYALSMYYFVDESKSFTIEKEIDYPVEKVFSQFNNLQNFTRWNNFFSSSPSIDIDYYTPYEGQGSSISYVDPKNETDGEMFIRYENPGKTLRYQLFEDRNENPTLVDVKFKSLSPQKTSITWRVHTPKLSLFRRVENFWTEDRFADNIDKSMAKLKNVLGNKVEKDNQLASIKYDSIMVEKDESQLLLGVNVSASNKKDALYKNIVMNYNKVYNYVTMDLGKKDDEFGYAVLITDADNYKDKEVSYFIGIPLSNKTGVTDNNFSFRTINATENYVMYYKGTYAGRVKAIQQLIQQAKKDEMRSGDIRQMFIERPLDDQEVNMKLSLSVYK from the coding sequence ATGCGTGTTTTCAGAATCCTAAGTGTACTTGTCATTATCCTGGTGGGAGCTTATGCCCTTTCCATGTATTATTTCGTTGATGAAAGCAAGAGCTTTACCATCGAAAAAGAAATTGATTATCCGGTAGAGAAAGTTTTCTCCCAGTTCAATAACCTTCAGAATTTTACCCGCTGGAACAACTTTTTCAGCAGCTCTCCTTCCATTGATATTGATTATTATACGCCGTATGAAGGGCAGGGAAGCTCCATAAGTTACGTAGATCCGAAAAATGAAACGGATGGCGAAATGTTCATCCGGTATGAAAATCCCGGCAAAACCCTTCGTTACCAGCTTTTTGAAGACCGAAATGAGAACCCTACTTTGGTTGATGTAAAATTCAAATCCCTTTCGCCGCAGAAAACAAGCATTACCTGGCGGGTACATACCCCTAAACTTTCCCTGTTCAGGAGGGTAGAGAATTTCTGGACGGAAGACCGCTTTGCAGACAATATTGATAAAAGCATGGCTAAGCTCAAAAATGTGCTGGGGAATAAAGTTGAAAAAGACAATCAACTGGCTTCGATAAAGTATGACAGTATCATGGTGGAAAAGGACGAATCCCAACTGCTGTTGGGGGTCAACGTAAGTGCTTCAAATAAAAAAGATGCTTTATACAAAAACATTGTCATGAACTATAATAAAGTGTACAATTATGTGACGATGGACCTGGGTAAGAAAGATGATGAATTCGGGTATGCTGTCCTGATAACGGATGCCGACAATTATAAAGATAAAGAAGTATCTTATTTCATTGGGATTCCGCTTTCCAATAAAACCGGAGTTACGGATAACAATTTCAGTTTCAGGACTATTAACGCGACGGAGAATTATGTGATGTACTATAAAGGAACCTATGCAGGAAGGGTAAAAGCCATCCAGCAGCTGATCCAGCAGGCCAAGAAAGATGAAATGCGTTCCGGAGACATCCGCCAGATGTTCATAGAACGCCCTCTGGATGATCAGGAAGTCAATATGAAACTGTCGCTCTCTGTCTATAAATAG
- a CDS encoding glucose-1-phosphate adenylyltransferase: protein MKRNVISIVLGGGRGTRLFPLTYTRSKPAVPIAGKYRLVDIPISNCLNSGLNKILVLTQFNSASLNSHIKNSYHFDIFSKGFVDILAAEQNVENENWYQGTADAVRQSMKHLEKYDYDYILILSGDQLYQMDFREMLDFHIEKGGDVTIATIPVNAKDATGFGILKSDDEGNITSFYEKPSYDALADLKSEVSDENRYQGKEFLASMGIYIFTKNILKKMFEEGAGDDFGKDIIPSSIGKYTTLSYQYEGYWTDIGTIESFYEANLDLCQDFPKFNLFSTSPIYTRARMLPPSKINGSYVSKAVFGDGCIIMADKIENSVIGNRMRIDKGSTIVNSYVMGADFYQTTMDIVSNDKSGFPNMGIGKYCYIEKAIIDKNCYIGDNVRIIGGRHLEDGDYGTYAVQDGIVVVKKGAVLPPGTHIG from the coding sequence ATGAAACGCAATGTAATTTCCATTGTTTTAGGCGGAGGCAGGGGAACCAGATTATTCCCACTTACATACACCAGATCAAAGCCGGCAGTACCTATCGCCGGAAAATACAGGCTCGTGGATATTCCCATTTCCAACTGCCTGAATTCCGGATTAAACAAAATCCTTGTTTTGACGCAGTTTAATTCAGCTTCTTTAAATTCGCATATCAAAAATTCGTACCATTTTGACATCTTCAGCAAAGGTTTCGTAGACATCCTCGCTGCAGAACAGAATGTAGAGAACGAAAATTGGTACCAGGGAACGGCAGATGCTGTGAGACAGTCGATGAAACATCTTGAAAAGTATGATTATGATTATATTTTGATTCTTTCCGGAGACCAGCTTTATCAGATGGATTTCAGGGAAATGCTGGATTTCCATATTGAAAAGGGAGGTGATGTAACCATTGCAACCATTCCCGTAAATGCCAAAGACGCTACAGGTTTCGGAATCTTAAAATCAGATGATGAGGGGAATATTACTTCTTTCTATGAAAAGCCATCATATGATGCATTGGCTGATCTCAAATCCGAAGTTTCCGATGAAAATAGATATCAGGGGAAAGAGTTTCTCGCTTCCATGGGAATTTATATTTTCACAAAGAATATCCTGAAAAAAATGTTTGAAGAAGGTGCAGGAGATGATTTCGGGAAAGATATTATACCAAGCTCTATCGGAAAATATACGACACTAAGCTATCAGTATGAAGGTTACTGGACAGATATCGGTACTATTGAATCGTTTTATGAGGCCAACCTGGATCTCTGTCAGGACTTTCCTAAATTCAACTTATTTTCCACTTCACCTATTTATACAAGGGCGAGAATGCTTCCGCCATCCAAAATCAATGGTTCTTATGTGAGCAAAGCGGTTTTCGGGGACGGATGCATCATCATGGCAGACAAAATAGAGAATTCTGTAATCGGTAACCGGATGAGAATTGACAAGGGAAGTACCATTGTTAACTCCTATGTAATGGGTGCGGATTTCTACCAGACAACAATGGATATTGTTTCCAATGACAAAAGCGGGTTCCCAAATATGGGAATCGGTAAGTACTGTTACATAGAAAAAGCCATTATCGATAAAAACTGCTATATCGGAGACAATGTCAGGATCATAGGCGGAAGGCATCTGGAAGATGGTGATTATGGGACTTATGCCGTTCAGGACGGTATTGTAGTTGTGAAGAAGGGTGCCGTTCTACCTCCCGGAACCCATATCGGATAA
- a CDS encoding glycogen synthase — protein MVIYHLSTECYPVAKVGGLADVVGALPKYQNTIENIYAKVVMPWYNKPFVHEHEFDVVFDGFIHQGSNMLRALVMKEKTNALGFELYMVKVPGLLDRDNPYGYQDENFQFIAFQHAVLHWLSAMQIRPDVLHCHDYHTGLVPFMIEHCPEFSFLKGVKTIGTIHNGEYQGMMSWEMAKYMPGFDSYQWGLLDWNGLINPLACMIKCSHAFTTVSQGYLEELYVSFHGLEHLIRNEYGKAYGIINGIDTEVWNPETDPMLDYNFNIRNAVEKKKKNKEKLCKEYGLRPELPLFAFIGRFATEKGADLLPDMVWRSITQTSGALNVMILGSGNMAIENKLKEFDYVYSNFAVDLGYKEYLSHKIYASADFLLMPSRVEPCGLNQMYSMRYGTVPVVRYTGGLKDTVQDVSTGGAGLNFTYPGVDDIVNAIERALSIYSRKDMMNSLIHTNMSFDFAWEKSAEKYIALYRK, from the coding sequence ATGGTTATTTATCATCTCAGTACGGAGTGTTATCCGGTGGCAAAAGTCGGTGGACTGGCGGATGTCGTAGGAGCACTTCCCAAATATCAGAATACAATTGAGAATATTTATGCAAAGGTTGTAATGCCCTGGTATAACAAACCTTTTGTTCATGAACATGAATTTGATGTTGTTTTCGATGGCTTTATCCATCAGGGGTCAAATATGCTCCGGGCACTGGTCATGAAAGAAAAGACCAATGCATTGGGATTCGAATTATATATGGTGAAAGTTCCCGGTCTTCTGGACAGGGACAATCCTTATGGCTACCAGGATGAAAACTTCCAGTTTATCGCGTTTCAGCATGCCGTATTGCATTGGCTTAGCGCAATGCAGATCCGCCCGGACGTATTGCACTGCCATGATTATCATACCGGCCTGGTGCCTTTCATGATTGAGCATTGTCCGGAATTTTCCTTTTTAAAGGGAGTAAAAACCATCGGAACCATCCACAACGGTGAATACCAGGGGATGATGAGCTGGGAAATGGCGAAATACATGCCGGGGTTCGATTCCTATCAGTGGGGCCTGCTGGACTGGAACGGGCTGATTAACCCTCTGGCTTGCATGATCAAATGCTCGCATGCCTTCACTACGGTTTCACAGGGATATCTTGAAGAATTGTATGTAAGTTTCCATGGCCTGGAACATCTGATCCGTAATGAATATGGAAAGGCTTACGGTATCATCAATGGCATTGATACAGAAGTGTGGAACCCCGAAACGGACCCGATGCTTGACTATAATTTCAACATCCGCAATGCCGTAGAAAAGAAGAAAAAGAACAAGGAAAAACTCTGCAAAGAATATGGTTTACGGCCGGAGCTTCCTCTTTTTGCCTTTATCGGAAGGTTTGCCACCGAAAAGGGAGCTGATCTGCTGCCGGATATGGTCTGGAGGAGCATTACACAAACAAGCGGAGCATTAAATGTTATGATCCTGGGATCCGGTAATATGGCTATTGAGAATAAACTGAAGGAATTCGATTATGTCTATTCCAATTTTGCAGTAGATCTGGGATATAAGGAATATCTTTCCCATAAAATCTATGCTTCTGCCGATTTTCTGCTGATGCCATCAAGGGTGGAGCCTTGCGGCCTGAACCAGATGTATTCTATGAGATACGGAACGGTTCCGGTGGTACGGTATACCGGAGGGCTGAAAGATACGGTACAGGATGTTTCCACAGGCGGAGCTGGCCTTAATTTTACTTATCCTGGCGTAGACGATATTGTTAACGCTATAGAAAGGGCTTTGAGCATTTACAGCCGTAAGGATATGATGAACAGCCTGATTCATACCAATATGAGTTTTGATTTTGCCTGGGAGAAATCGGCAGAAAAATATATTGCTTTGTACAGAAAGTAA
- the glgB gene encoding 1,4-alpha-glucan branching protein GlgB codes for MDSVTIHSLFTEQDIYLFKEGKHYKLYDKFGAHSIENDGIQGVYFSVWAPNAAKVSVIGNFNSWNHREHVLYPRWDGSGIWEGFIAGLTWGTLYKYAIETAHGEILEKSDPYALSWEQNLQAASLISTTWYEWGDEEWMSKRWEKNSITAPISVYEMHLASWMKNEYDPEKVLNYRDIADKLVPYILEMGFTHVEFMPLMEYPYDPSWGYQITGFFAATSRFGSPQDLMYLIDTLHKNNIGVILDWVPSHFPGDANGLHRFDGSYLYEHEDPRKGFHPDWKSYIFNYGRNEVKSFLISNAMFWLDRYHADGLRVDAVTSMLHLDYSRNEGEWEPNIYGENVNLEAKTFLQEFNTAVYGVFGNSIMTIAEESSDFPMLTKPVYAGGVGFGMKWMMGWMHDTLDYFKESPSDRKFYHHKLTFASMYVFNENYMMPLSHDEVVHGKSSLIYKMAGDEWQKFANLRALYVYMFTHPGAKLLFMGNEFGQTREWNFRQSLDWHLLQYSVHKGLQALVRDLNHLYRTEKAMYESQFSSDGFEWVQADDQDNSVYIYLRKGKNKDEVCMVILNLTPKVMDYKIGVDAGTHWKVIFNSDDEQYAGSGVHPDIFREDQEDWMNHPKSISIRISPLAGIVLKKKKEKTYPQKRIKLHKR; via the coding sequence ATGGATTCGGTTACAATACACAGTCTTTTTACGGAACAAGATATTTATCTTTTTAAAGAAGGCAAACATTATAAGCTGTACGATAAATTCGGGGCACATTCCATAGAAAACGACGGAATACAGGGTGTTTATTTCTCTGTCTGGGCGCCCAATGCCGCAAAGGTTTCTGTTATTGGGAATTTCAATAGCTGGAATCACCGTGAGCACGTCCTGTATCCCCGATGGGATGGTTCAGGAATCTGGGAAGGGTTCATTGCCGGGCTTACCTGGGGAACTTTGTACAAGTATGCCATAGAGACTGCGCATGGTGAAATCCTGGAAAAAAGCGATCCGTACGCGCTGAGCTGGGAACAAAACCTGCAGGCCGCTTCGCTGATTTCAACAACCTGGTATGAATGGGGAGATGAGGAGTGGATGTCCAAACGTTGGGAAAAGAACAGTATCACGGCACCCATTTCAGTCTATGAGATGCATCTGGCTTCCTGGATGAAAAATGAGTACGATCCTGAAAAGGTTCTTAACTACAGGGATATTGCTGATAAGCTGGTTCCCTATATCCTGGAAATGGGCTTTACCCACGTGGAATTCATGCCTCTGATGGAATATCCGTATGATCCGAGCTGGGGATACCAGATTACCGGTTTCTTTGCTGCCACATCGCGTTTCGGTTCTCCTCAGGACCTGATGTACCTTATCGATACGCTGCACAAAAACAATATCGGTGTGATCCTGGATTGGGTGCCGTCCCATTTTCCCGGTGATGCCAATGGCCTGCACCGTTTCGACGGTTCTTACCTTTACGAACATGAAGATCCGAGAAAGGGGTTTCATCCCGACTGGAAATCCTATATTTTCAACTATGGAAGAAATGAAGTTAAATCTTTTCTGATTTCAAATGCCATGTTCTGGCTGGACCGCTATCATGCTGACGGATTGCGGGTAGATGCCGTAACTTCCATGCTTCACCTTGATTATTCCAGGAATGAAGGGGAGTGGGAACCCAACATCTATGGTGAAAATGTGAATCTGGAAGCCAAAACTTTCCTTCAGGAATTCAATACAGCCGTTTACGGAGTGTTCGGCAACAGCATCATGACGATTGCCGAGGAAAGCTCAGATTTTCCCATGCTTACCAAGCCGGTCTATGCCGGAGGGGTAGGCTTCGGAATGAAATGGATGATGGGATGGATGCATGATACCTTAGATTATTTTAAGGAATCCCCTTCGGACAGAAAATTTTATCATCATAAGCTTACTTTTGCTTCCATGTATGTATTTAATGAAAACTACATGATGCCTCTATCCCATGACGAAGTGGTACATGGGAAATCCAGCCTGATTTACAAGATGGCAGGAGATGAATGGCAGAAGTTCGCCAATCTGCGCGCACTGTACGTTTATATGTTTACCCACCCCGGCGCAAAGCTTTTATTCATGGGAAATGAATTCGGGCAGACCCGGGAATGGAATTTCCGGCAGAGTTTGGACTGGCATTTGTTGCAATACAGCGTGCACAAAGGATTGCAGGCATTGGTAAGAGATCTGAACCATCTGTACAGAACTGAGAAAGCAATGTATGAGAGCCAGTTCAGCAGTGATGGCTTTGAATGGGTACAGGCCGATGATCAGGACAACTCCGTGTATATCTATCTTAGAAAAGGAAAAAATAAAGATGAAGTATGCATGGTCATACTTAATCTCACGCCCAAAGTTATGGATTATAAGATCGGGGTTGATGCGGGAACGCACTGGAAAGTAATTTTCAATTCCGATGATGAACAGTATGCAGGGAGTGGCGTGCATCCCGACATTTTCCGGGAGGATCAAGAAGACTGGATGAATCACCCGAAATCCATCAGCATCAGAATATCCCCTCTTGCCGGAATCGTGCTGAAAAAGAAAAAGGAAAAAACATACCCGCAAAAAAGAATTAAATTACACAAAAGATAA
- a CDS encoding alpha/beta hydrolase, giving the protein MMRFELHTGEKDERPVYITGNFNSWNPLDERYRMTLLDSGIYYIEKDAATLPDHIEYKFTRGGWENVELDNSGNITPNRRVLKSAGKTTDTVENWRLNWGPFKKEYFPIVEVVSEQFYIPQLDRYRKIWALIPHDYYNSEKKYPVLYLQDAQNLFNEGSEYGNWEIDKKLSVLAEYGRGDLIVIAVDHGSKDRIKEYIFDNDHISNGSEGKKYIRFITDTLKPHIDQKYRTLKDRDNTGIGGSSLGALISIYSGFLYPEVYSKLLIFSPSLWVEPNNNFPMMNFRVPFKTKIYLYGGGQEGSKMVRRIQMFEESLKKWEDHKLFDFEFRTSINPEGTHSEFYWSREFPRAIEWLFYDNSENPAEVPPQQQSAKKQSYETDQ; this is encoded by the coding sequence ATGATGAGGTTTGAATTGCATACCGGTGAAAAGGATGAAAGGCCGGTCTACATCACCGGAAATTTCAATAGCTGGAACCCCCTGGACGAGCGTTACCGAATGACACTTCTGGATTCAGGCATTTATTATATTGAAAAAGATGCTGCAACTTTACCGGACCATATAGAATACAAATTTACCCGGGGAGGATGGGAAAATGTTGAACTGGATAACAGCGGCAATATCACCCCTAACCGAAGAGTCCTGAAGTCGGCCGGTAAAACTACCGATACCGTAGAAAACTGGAGACTCAACTGGGGTCCTTTTAAAAAAGAATACTTTCCTATAGTGGAAGTGGTTTCGGAGCAATTTTATATCCCACAGCTTGACCGCTACCGTAAGATCTGGGCACTTATCCCCCATGATTATTACAATTCTGAAAAAAAATATCCTGTACTGTACCTTCAGGATGCCCAAAACCTTTTTAATGAAGGAAGCGAATACGGAAACTGGGAAATTGATAAAAAACTATCTGTATTGGCAGAATATGGCCGCGGAGACCTCATAGTTATTGCTGTAGACCACGGAAGCAAAGACCGAATTAAAGAATATATTTTTGATAATGACCATATTTCCAACGGTTCGGAAGGCAAAAAATACATCCGTTTTATCACGGATACCCTGAAACCTCATATCGACCAGAAGTACAGAACACTGAAGGATAGGGATAATACCGGAATCGGAGGCAGCTCACTGGGAGCACTCATCAGCATTTACAGCGGTTTCCTCTATCCTGAAGTCTATTCAAAATTGCTGATTTTCTCACCTTCCTTATGGGTGGAACCGAACAATAATTTTCCGATGATGAATTTCAGGGTACCGTTCAAAACTAAAATTTACCTGTATGGTGGCGGCCAGGAAGGATCTAAGATGGTCCGAAGAATACAGATGTTTGAAGAATCCCTAAAGAAATGGGAAGACCATAAGCTGTTTGACTTCGAGTTTCGTACCAGCATCAACCCTGAAGGAACCCACAGCGAGTTCTACTGGTCCCGGGAATTCCCCAGAGCCATAGAATGGCTGTTCTATGATAACAGCGAAAATCCCGCGGAAGTTCCGCCACAACAGCAAAGCGCTAAAAAACAATCCTATGAAACTGATCAATAA